A genomic stretch from Coffea arabica cultivar ET-39 chromosome 10c, Coffea Arabica ET-39 HiFi, whole genome shotgun sequence includes:
- the LOC113714748 gene encoding acetyl-CoA carboxylase 1-like isoform X1, which translates to MSEAQRQPLVGGTNHSNGYMNGAISFRSPSTVSIVDEFCRALSGKRPIHSILIANNGMAAVKFIRSIRAWAYETFGTEKAILLVAMATPEDMKINAEHIRIADQFVEVPGGTNNNNYANVQLIVEMAEITHVDAVWPGWGHASESPELPDALGAKGIIFLGPPATSMGALGDKIGSSLIAQAAEVPTLPWSGSHVKIPPESCLVSIPEDIYSEACVYTTEEAIASCQVVGYPAMIKASWGGGGKGIRKVHNDDEVKALFKQVQGEVPGSPIFIMKVASQSRHLEVQLLCDQYGNVAALHSRDCSVQRRHQKIIEEGPITVAPLETVKKLEQAARRLAKCVNYVGAATVEYLYSMETGEYYFLELNPRLQVEHPVTEWIAEVNLPAAQVAVGMGIPLWQVPEIRRFYGMEHGAGYDAWRRTSVVATPFDFDQAASTRPKGHCVAVRVTSEDPDDGFKPTSGKVQELSFKSKPNVWAYFSVKSGGGIHEFSDSQFGHVFAFGESRALAIANMVLGLKEIQIRGEIRTNVDYTVDLLHASDYRENRIHTGWLDSRIAMRVRAERPPWYLSVVGGALYKASASSAAVVSEYIGYLEKGQIPPKHISLVNSQVSLNIEGSKYMISMVRGGPGSYKLRMNESEIEAEIHTLRDGGLLMQLDGNSHVIYAEEEAAGTRLLIDGRTCLLQNDHDPSKLVAETPCKLLRYLVADGSRVDADTPYAEVEVMKMCMPLLSPASGIIHFKMSDGQAMQAGELIARLDLDDPSAVRKAEPFHGSFPVLGPPTAISGKVHQRCAASLNAARMILAGYEHNFGEVVQNLLSCLDNPELPFLQWQECFAVLANRLPKELRHELEAKYKEHEGISNLQNVDFPAKILRGVIEAHQMSCPDKEKGAQDRLVEPLLILVKSYEGGRESHARVIVQSLFEEYLSVEELFSDNIQADVIERLRLQHKKDLLKVVDIVLSHQGIKSKNKLILRLMEQLVYPNPAAYRDKLIRFSTLNHTNYSELALKASQLLEQTKLSELRSNIARSLSELEMFTEDGENMDTPKRKSAINERMEALVSAPLAVEDALVGLFDHSDHTLQRRVVETYVRRLYQPYLVKGSVRMQWHRSGLIASWEFLEEHIERKNWYQDQTLEKPLLEKHSDRKWGAMVIIKSFQLLPTILTAALRETTHSPQTTTSKGSILPASHGNMMHIALVGINNQMSMLQDSGDEDQAQERINKLAKKLREQEVSFSLRSAGVGVISCIIQRDEGRGPMRHSFHWSAEKQYYEEEPLLRHLEPPLSTYLELDKLKGYDKIQYTPSRDRQWHLYTVVDKPVPVQRMYLRTLVRQPTSNDSLTVYQGLDKERSQSLWAISFTSRSILRSLVSAMEELELHVHNTTVKSDHAHMYLYILQEQQIDDLLPYNKRVDINDGCEEAIVEKILQELAHEINTSIGVRMHRLGVCQWEVKLWISSEGEANGAWRVVVANVTGHTCIVHVYREVEDPTEHKVVYHTITERGPLHGVPVNASYQPLGVLDRKRLLARKSNTTYCYDFPLAFKAALEMAWSCQHLGHKRPEDKVILEVTELIFANTGGNWGTPLVSVERQPGLNDVGMVAWSMKMSTPEFPSGRTILVIANDVTFKNGSFGPREDAFFQAVTEVACSLKLPLIYLAANSGARIGVAEEVKSCFRVGWSDESIPERGFQYVYLTPEDYARIGSSVIAHETKMTNGESRWVIDSILGKEDGLGVENLSGSGAIASAYSRAYKETFTLTYVTGRTVGIGAYLARLGMRCIQRLDQPIILTGFSALNKLLGREVYSSHMQLGGPKIMATNGVVHLTVSDDLEGVSAVLKWLSFIPPYSGGPLPLLPPLDPPERPVEYLPDNSCDPRAAICGASDGSGNWLGGIFDRDSFVETLEGWARTVVTGRAKLGGIPVGIVAVETQTMMQVIPADPGQLDSHERIVPQAGQVWFPDSATKTAQALIDFNREELPLFILANWRGFSGGQRDLFEGILQAGSNIVENLRTYKQPVFIYIPMMGELRGGAWVVVDSKINPDHIEMYAERTAKGNVLEPEGLIEIKFRTKELLECMGRLDQQLIGLKAKLQEVKSTEAVDGLQQQIKAREKQLLPVYTQIATKFAELHDTSFRMAAKGVVRKVVDWADSRFFFYRRLYRRVVEDSLIRTVRDAAGDLLTYNSAMDMVKKWFMDSEFSGGKPDAWTNDEAFFSWKDDFSNYEEKLQELRVQKVLLQLTKIGDSALDLRALPQGLFALLQKVEEPSAREQLVGELRAVFNRSSNS; encoded by the exons ATGTCAGAAGCCCAAAGGCAGCCTTTGGTGGGTGGTACTAATCACAGTAATGGGTACATGAATGGTGCAATATCATTTAGGTCTCCCAGTACTGTGTCTATTGTTGATGAATTCTGTCGTGCACTTAGTGGAAAGAGACCAATCCATAGTatcttaattgcaaacaatGGAATGGCTGCTGTTAAGTTTATAAGGAGTATCAGAGCATGGGCTTATGAGACATTTGGCACAGAGAAGGCAATTTTGCTAGTTGCAATGGCTACACCGGAGGACATGAAAATAAATGCAGAGCATATACGGATAGCTGATCAATTTGTAGAAGTACCTGGTGGAACCAACAATAATAACTATGCCAATGTTCAGCTTATAGTTGAG ATGGCAGAGATTACACATGTAGATGCAGTTTGGCCTGGATGGGGTCATGCATCTGAGAGTCCCGAACTGCCAGATGCTTTGGGTGCAAAAGGCATAATATTCCTTGGGCCTCCTGCCACATCTATGGGTGCTTTGGGAGATAAAATTGGTTCATCACTGATTGCACAAGCTGCTGAAGTACCTACCCTTCCATGGAGTGGTTCTCAT GTGAAAATTCCTCCAGAAAGCTGCTTGGTCTCTATTCCCGAAGATATATATAGTGAAGCTTGTGTTTACACCACAGAAGAAGCAATTGCTAGTTGTCAAGTTGTGGGATACCCTGCAATGATTAAGGCATCTTGGGGTGGTGGTGGTAAAGGCATTAGAAAG GTCCATAATGACGATGAAGTTAAGGCACTGTTCAAGCAAGTACAGGGTGAAGTTCCAGGATCCCCAATATTTATTATGAAGGTTGCTTCCCAG AGCCGGCATTTAGAGGTCCAATTGCTCTGTGATCAGTATGGCAATGTTGCAGCTCTTCACAGCCGTGATTGTAGTGTTCAAAGGAGACACCAGAAG ATTATTGAGGAAGGCCCAATAACTGTAGCTCCTTTAGAGACTGTGAAAAAACTTGAGCAGGCTGCTAGAAGATTAGCCAAATGTGTTAATTATGTAGGAGCAGCAACTGTTGAGTATCTCTACAGTATGGAAACTGGGGAGTACTACTTCTTGGAGCTCAATCCACGGTTACAG GTGGAGCACCCGGTGACTGAGTGGATAGCTGAAGTAAATCTTCCTGCAGCCCAAGTCGCTGTTGGGATGGGTATTCCTCTATGGCAAGTTCCAG AAATAAGGCGTTTCTATGGGATGGAGCATGGTGCTGGATACGATGCTTGGAGGAGAACATCAGTTGTTGCTACTCCATTTGATTTTGACCAGGCAGCGTCTACAAGGCCGAAAGGTCATTGTGTTGCTGTTCGTGTTACAAGTGAGGATCCTGATGATGGTTTTAAGCCTACCAGTGGGAAAGTACAG GAGCTGAGTTTTAAAAGCAAACCAAACGTGTGGGCATACTTTTCTGTCAAG TCTGGAGGAGGTATCCATGAATTTTCTGATTCTCAATTTG GACATGTTTTTGCATTTGGAGAGTCAAGAGCCCTGGCTATTGCAAACATGGTTCTTGGGTTGAAGGAAATACAAATTCGAGGAGAGATTCGTACAAATGTCGATTACACAGTTGATCTATTACAT GCTTCAGATTATAGAGAGAATAGAATCCACACTGGCTGGTTGGACAGTAGAATCGCAATGAGGGTTAGAGCAGAAAGGCCACCTTGGTATCTGTCTGTGGTTGGAGGTGCTCTTTAT AAAGCTTCTGCTAGTAGTGCAGCTGTGGTTTCAGAATATATTGGTTATCTTGAAAAAGGACAAATTCCTCCAAAG CATATTTCACTTGTCAACTCCCAAGTTTCATTGAACATTGAAGGAAGCAAGTACATG ATAAGTATGGTTAGAGGTGGACCAGGAAGTTACAAATTGAGGATGAATGAATCAGAGATTGAAGCAGAAATACATACTTTGCGGGACGGAGGTTTATTAATGCAG CTGGATGGGAACAGTCATGTTATATATGCGGAGGAGGAAGCAGCTGGGACTCGCCTTCTAATTGATGGGAGGACTTGCTTGCTTCAG AATGATCATGATCCATCAAAGTTGGTAGCAGAGACACCATGCAAGTTGCTAAGGTATTTGGTTGCTGATGGCAGCCGTGTTGATGCTGACACGCCTTATGCAGAGGTTGAGGTCATGAAGATGTGTATGCCCCTTCTCTCACCTGCCTCTGGAATTATCCATTTCAAGATGTCGGATGGTCAAGCTATGCAG GCTGGTGAACTCATAGCAAGACTTGACCTGGATGATCCTTCTGCTGTAAGAAAAGCAGAACCCTTCCATGGGAGTTTCCCAGTTCTTGGACCACCAACTGCTATCTCGGGAAAAGTTCATCAAAGGTGTGCTGCAAGTTTGAATGCAGCTCGGATGATTCTTGCAGGATACGAGCATAACTTTGGTGAA GTGGTTCAGAACTTGTTAAGCTGCCTGGACAATCCTGAGTTGCCTTTCCTTCAATGGCAAGAATGCTTTGCTGTTCTGGCAAATCGACTTCCCAAGGAGCTTAGACATGAA TTGGAAGCAAAATACAAGGAGCATGAAGGTATCTCGAACTTGCAGAATGTTGACTTTCCTGCAAAAATTCTCCGAGGTGTAATTGAG GCCCACCAAATGTCCTGCCCTGACAAAGAGAAAGGAGCTCAGGATAGACTAGTTGAACCATTACTCATTCTTGTCAAATCTTATGAAGGTGGAAGAGAAAGTCATGCCCGTGTTATAGTTCAATCTCTGTTTGAAGAATATTTATCTGTTGAAGAACTATTTAGTGACAACATCCAG GCTGATGTAATTGAGCGGCTTCGCCTTCAGCATAAGAAAGATCTGTTGAAGGTTGTGGACATTGTTCTTTCTCATCAG GGTATCAAGAGCAAGAACAAGTTGATATTGCGTCTCATGGAACAACTTGTATATCCAAATCCTGCTGCATACAGGGATAAACTAATTCGTTTCTCAACGCTCAATCATACCAATTACTCTGAG TTAGCTTTAAAGGCAAGTCAATTGCTTGAGCAAACAAAGTTGAGTGAACTTCGCTCTAACATTGCCAGAAGTCTTTCTGAGTTAGAAATGTTTACTGAAGATGGTGAAAACATGGATACTCCAAAGAGAAAAAGTGCCATAAATGAAAGAATGGAGGCACTTGTAAGTGCTCCTTTAGCAGTTGAAGACGCTCTAGTTGGTCTTTTTGATCATAGTGATCACACGCTTCAGAGGAGGGTTGTAGAAACTTATGTTCGTAGGTTGTACCAG CCCTATCTTGTAAAAGGTAGTGTTAGAATGCAGTGGCACAGATCTGGACTTATTGCTTCATGGGAGTTCCTGGAAGAGCATATAGAGAGGAAGAACTGGTATCAAGATCAGACACTAGAGAAACCATTACTTGAGAAACATAGCGATAGGAAATGGGGAGCCATGGTTATCATCAAGTCTTTCCAGTTACTGCCAACAATTTTAACTGCTGCACTAAGGGAAACAACACACAGTCCGCAGACAACAACATCCAAGGGATCTATTCTACCAGCTAGCCATGGTAACATGATGCACATTGCATTGGTGGGCATTAACAACCAGATGAGTATGCTTCAGGACAG TGGTGATGAAGATCAGGCTCAAGAAAGAATAAACAAGTTGGCAAAAAAATTAAGAGAACAAGAAGTAAGCTTTAGTCTGAGAAGTGCAGGTGTAGGCGTAATCAGCTGTATCATACAAAGAGATGAAGGTCGGGGCCCAATGAGGCACTCTTTTCACTGGTCAGCAGAAAAACAGTATTATGAAGAAGAACCTCTATTGCGCCACCTGGAGCCTCCTCTATCCACATACCTTGAACTG GACAAACTTAAGGGTTATGACAAAATACAATATACACCATCCCGTGACCGTCAGTGGCATCTGTACACAGTTGTGGATAAGCCTGTTCCAGTTCAGAGAATGTATCTCAGAACTCTTGTCAGGCAGCCTACATCAAATGATAGTTTAACAGTTTATCAAGGATTAGACAAGGAAAGGAGTCAATCTCTGTGGGCTATATCGTTTACATCAAGGAGCATTTTGCGGTCACTGGTGTCTGCAATGGAGGAACTTGAACTGCATGTCCATAATACTACTGTCAAATCTGACCATGCTCATATGTATCTTTATATTTTACAGGAGCAACAAATAGATGATCTGTTACCCTACAACAA GAGGGTGGACATTAACGATGGGTGTGAGGAAGCTATAGTTGAGAAAATCTTGCAAGAGCTGGCACATGAGATTAATACATCTATTGGTGTGAGAATGCATCGTTTAGGTGTTTGTCAGTGGGAGGTGAAGCTTTGGATATCATCTGAAGGAGAAGCAAATGGTGCTTGGAGGGTGGTTGTTGCAAATGTGACAGGACACACTTGTATTGTGCAT GTATACCGCGAAGTGGAAGACCCTACTGAACACAAAGTTGTCTACCATACAATAACTGAGAGGGGCCCTTTGCACGGTGTCCCTGTTAATGCATCATATCAGCCTTTGGGGGTATTGGATCGGAAACGCCTTTTAGCCAGGAAAAGCAACACCACTTACTGCTATGATTTCCCGCTG GCATTTAAAGCTGCCTTGGAGATGGCTTGGTCATGCCAACATTTAGGGCATAAAAGGCCTGAGGATAAAGTTATCCTCGAAGTGACAGAGTTAATTTTTGCTAACACTGGAGGTAATTGGGGTACTCCTCTTGTTTCTGTGGAGCGGCAGCCTGGGCTCAATGATGTTGGCATGGTAGCCTGGAGCATGAAAATGTCTACACCTGAGTTTCCTTCTGGACGGACAATTCTTGTTATAGCAAATGATGTGACCTTTAAAAATGGATCCTTTGGCCCGAGGGAGGATGCATTTTTCCAAGCAGTGACTGAGGTCGCCTGCAGTCTAAAACTGCCTTTAATATACTTGGCGGCCAATTCTGGTGCTCGTATTGGTGTCGCTGAAGAAGTAAAATCTTGCTTCAGAGTGGGGTGGTCTGATGAATCAATCCCTGAGCGCGGCTTCCAGTATGTATATTTAACTCCTGAAGATTATGCTCGGATCGGATCATCTGTAATAGCACACGAAACAAAAATGACTAATGGAGAATCACGGTGGGTAATAGATTCCATTTTGGGGAAAGAGGATGGTTTAGGGGTTGAGAACTTAAGCGGCAGTGGAGCCATTGCCAGTGCATACTCACGAGCATACAAGGAAACCTTCACCCTAACATATGTGACAGGCAGAACAGTGGGCATAGGTGCTTATCTTGCTCGGCTAGGTATGCGGTGCATACAAAGGCTTGATCAGCCTATTATCCTGACTGGTTTTTCGGCATTAAATAAGCTTCTGGGTCGGGAGGTATATAGCTCCCACATGCAACTTGGTGGACCAAAAATTATGGCAACCAATGGAGTAGTTCATCTGACAGTTTCAGATGATCTTGAAGGGGTATCAGCTGTTTTAAAATGGTTGAGCTTCATTCCTCCTTACTCAGGGGGTCCACTTCCACTGTTGCCCCCCTTGGATCCTCCAGAGAGACCTGTTGAATATCTGCCAGACAATTCATGCGATCCACGTGCTGCTATATGTGGTGCTTCAGATGGCAGTGGAAACTGGTTGGGGGGGATATTCGACAGGGACAGCTTTGTCGAAACATTGGAAGGCTGGGCAAGAACTGTTGTTACTGGAAGGGCAAAGCTTGGAGGAATCCCCGTAGGAATAGTTGCTGTTGAGACTCAAACGATGATGCAAGTCATCCCTGCAGATCCTGGGCAGCTCGATTCCCATGAAAGGATTGTCCCTCAAGCAGGCCAAGTATGGTTTCCTGATTCTGCCACAAAAACAGCTCAAGCATTAATTGATTTCAACAGGGAAGAGCTGCCACTTTTCATTCTTGCAAACTGGAGAGGCTTTTCAGGCGGACAGAGGGACCTTTTTGAAGGCATCCTTCAAGCTGGATCGAATATTGTCGAGAACCTTAGAACATATAAACAACCTGTTTTCATATACATACCTATGATGGGTGAGCTCCGTGGTGGAGCATGGGTTGTTGTGGATAGTAAGATCAACCCTGACCATATCGAGATGTATGCAGAACGAACTGCTAAGGGAAATGTTCTTGAGCCAGAAGGTCTAATTGAGATTAAGTTCCGGACAAAAGAGCTGCTGGAATGCATGGGTAGGCTTGATCAGCAGCTGATTGGTTTAAAAGCAAAACTTCAGGAGGTGAAGAGCACTGAAGCTGTAGATGGCCTGCAGCAACAGATAAAGGCTCGAGAAAAACAGCTTTTGCCAGTTTACACACAGATTGCTACAAAATTTGCAGAACTGCATGATACGTCATTTAGAATGGCTGCAAAAGGGGTAGTCAGAAAAGTTGTAGATTGGGCAGATTCCCGTTTTTTCTTCTATAGAAGATTGTACCGGAGAGTTGTTGAGGACTCACTGATAAGGACAGTAAGAGATGCTGCAGGCGACCTGCTGACTTACAACTCTGCAATGGATATGGTAAAGAAGTGGTTTATGGATTCTGAGTTTTCAGGAGGTAAACCAGATGCTTGGACGAATGATGAGGCTTTCTTCTCATGGAAGGATGATTTCAGCAATTACGAAGAAAAGTTGCAGGAGTTGCGTGTGCAGAAAGTGCTGCTTCAATTAACAAAGATCGGTGATTCAGCACTGGATTTGCGTGCTCTACCTCAAGGTCTTTTTGCCCTGCTACAGAAG GTAGAAGAGCCATCCGCTAGAGAACAATTGGTTGGCGAACTACGAGCAGTGTTTAATCGATCAAGCAATTCATAA